One region of Juglans regia cultivar Chandler chromosome 4, Walnut 2.0, whole genome shotgun sequence genomic DNA includes:
- the LOC109004842 gene encoding probable F-box protein At2g36090 has product MFPSILLSIHFLPNLVSGKRCILHIYMATSSTFTPPFHSTTTVDDCGTTTLSAVHPDIIQTNILTRLDGPTLASAACTSSQFYALSSEENLWTNICHSTWLSTKTPLLLHVISTFPNGSRSFFSDSFPLLTNSDSTPAADYSSLNPEYHPTELVSAIDVYYKGKVVFCKVIETETVTEWFQRSPFRLDLLDPKDVVPTPIRFNGGEEICRELTDDLTLSWILIDPNGRRAVNLSSHKAVSVERHWLSGDVHVRFVTILAGKRGTASELVQCGIVVTCGGSEGGELLVREVSLQVEDMDAMHLNGKDSLVILKRSLEGAKVRRGRRELDEGRKRYQEYLERKKERKERRLRTEGALDMLCMALGALVFSGFWLYVLCR; this is encoded by the coding sequence ATGTTTCCTTCCATTCTCCTGTCAATCCATTTCCTACCAAATCTTGTGTCCGGAAAACGGTGtattctgcatatatatatggctacCTCGTCCACTTTTACACCACCCTTTCACTCCACCACCACCGTCGATGACTGCGGCACCACCACACTCTCCGCCGTCCATCCGGATATTATTCAGACTAATATCTTAACTCGCCTCGACGGGCCCACCCTAGCCTCCGCTGCCTGCACATCCTCCCAGTTCTATGCCCTCTCTTCCGAAGAAAACCTTTGGACAAATATCTGCCACTCCACCTGGCTTTCAACCAAAACGCCGCTTCTCCTTCACGTCATCTCCACGTTCCCCAACGGGTCCCGCTCCTTCTTCTCCGACTCCTTTCCTCTCCTCACCAATTCGGACTCCACCCCTGCCGCTGATTATTCCTCGCTTAATCCCGAGTACCATCCGACCGAACTCGTCTCTGCCATCGATGTTTACTACAAAGGAAAGGTTGTTTTCTGCAAGGTCATCGAGACCGAGACCGTGACCGAATGGTTCCAGCGCTCGCCTTTTCGGCTCGATCTTCTGGACCCGAAAGACGTCGTCCCAACGCCGATACGGTTCAACGGCGGTGAGGAAATCTGTCGTGAGCTTACGGATGACCTTACGCTTAGCTGGATTCTGATCGACCCGAACGGACGGCGGGCGGTGAACCTCTCGAGCCACAAGGCGGTCTCGGTGGAGCGGCACTGGCTGAGCGGAGACGTGCACGTACGGTTCGTGACAATCCTGGCCGGTAAAAGAGGCACCGCCTCGGAGTTGGTGCAGTGCGGGATTGTGGTAACATGCGGTGGGTCCGAGGGAGGGGAACTGCTGGTGAGGGAGGTGAGCTTGCAGGTGGAGGACATGGATGCGATGCATTTGAATGGGAAGGACAGTTTGGTAATATTGAAGAGGAGTTTAGAGGGCGCAAAGGTAAGAAGGGGAAGGAGGGAATTAGACGAAGGAAGGAAAAGATACCAAGAGTATTTGGAGAGGAAgaaggagaggaaagagagaaggTTGAGGACTGAAGGGGCATTAGACATGTTGTGTATGGCATTAGGGGCCTTGGTATTTTCCGGCTTCTGGTTGTATGTCTTGTGCAGATAA
- the LOC109004843 gene encoding mRNA-decapping enzyme-like protein, whose amino-acid sequence MSQTGKLMPNLDQQSTKMLNLTVLQRMDPFIEEILITAAHVTFYEFNIESNQWSRKDVEGSLFVVKRNTQPRFQFIVMNRRNTDNLVENLLGDFEYEVQVPYLLYRNASQEVNGIWFYNPRECEDVANLFTRILNAYSKVPSKSKVSPSKSEFEELEAVPTMSVMEGPLEPSSTAPDAPEDSSFQSIFGAATNIGSGGLNLANSRPSSQPIYHSSATLPLSSHLPNVVSSPAPTPQVPSLSLLASSNPTPLQDTLDPIRSSNQVTNLLKPSSFFSPTTSSSSALMIPPISSSVPTAPLHPPLNLQRPYGTPMLQPFPPPTPPLSLTPSSAPQIDGPFISRDKVRDALLMLVQDDQFIDMFYKALVKVHHP is encoded by the exons ATGTCTCAGACCGGAAAATTGATGCCGAATCTCGACCAGCAGAGCACCAAAATGCTCAACCTCACCGTGCTCCAGAGAATGGATCCCTTCATCGAAGAGATTTTGATCACCGCGGCGCATGTCACGTTCTACGAGTTCAATATCGAGAGCAACCAATGG AGTCGCAAAGACGTTGAAGGATCTCTTTTTGTCGTTAAGAG GAACACTCAACCGCGGTTCCAATTCATTGTAATGAATCGGCGTAACACAG ATAACCTAGTGGAGAATCTATTGGGAGATTTTGAGTATGAAGTTCAGGTTCCCTACCTGTTGTATCGGAATGCATCCCAAGAAGTTAATGGTATTTGGTTTTACAATCCACGGGAGTGTGAGGATGTTGCAAATCTATTTACTAG GATTCTCAATGCATATTCGAAAGTTCCTTCAAAGTCAAAAGTATCTCCAAGCAAAAG TGAGTTTGAGGAACTTGAAGCAGTCCCAACCATGTCGGTGATGGAGGGTCCTCTGGAGCCATCATCAACTGCCCCTGATGCTCCCGAAGATTCTTCCTTTCAGAGCATTTTTGGT GCAGCTACAAATATTGGAAGCGGTGGTTTAAACCTAGCTAACTCAAGACCTTCTTCACAGCCCATCTATCATTCTTCTGCAACTCTCCCTTTATCGTCTCACTTGCCCAATGTTGTTTCCTCTCCTGCACCAACTCCACAAGTACCATCACTCTCTCTTTTGGCTTCATCCAATCCAACCCCCCTCCAAGACACACTTGATCCAATCAGAAGCAGCAATCAAGTCACTAATCTTCTGAAGccctcttcatttttttcaccCACCActtcctcctcatctgcattgATGATCCCACCTATTTCTTCATCAGTGCCAACAGCTCCTCTGCATCCTCCTCTGAATTTGCAGCGCCCATATGGCACTCCTATGCTTCAGCCCTTTCCACCACCCACTCCACCACTGTCTCTTACTCCTAGTTCTGCGCCTCAAATTGATGGACCATTTATTAGCAGAGATAAAGTTCGTGATGCCCTTCTGATGCTTGTTCAG GACGATCAATTTATTGATATGTTTTACAAAGCATTGGTGAAGGTGCACCATCCATGA
- the LOC109004841 gene encoding casparian strip membrane protein 1, producing MRSGDSTTIDVPESSAIAKGKAPLIAVAKQEKGGWKRGVAIFDFILRLGAIVAALAAASTMGTSDETLPFFTQFFQFEASYDDLPTFQFFVIAMAIVSGYLVLSLPFSIVSIVRPHAVAPRLLLLILDTVALTLNTSAGAAAAAIVYLAHNGNPNTNWLAICQQFGDFCQKVSGAVVASFVSVVVFMFLILLSALAIRKA from the exons ATGAGGAGCGGTGATTCAACCACAATTGATGTTCCAGAGTCGAGCGCCATTGCCAAAGGAAAAGCGCCTCTTATCGCAGTTGCCAAGCAAGAGAAAGGCGGATGGAAAAGAGGAGTCGCCATTTTCGACTTCATTTTGAGGTTAGGAGCTATAGTGGCTGCTCTGGCAGCCGCATCCACCATGGGTACTAGTGATGAGACTCTTCCCTTCTTCACACAGTTCTTCCAGTTCGAAGCCAGTTATGATGATTTACCCACTTTTCA GTTTTTCGTCATTGCAATGGCAATAGTTAGTGGCTACCTTGTACTCTCCCTTCCTTTTTCCATAGTATCCATTGTTCGTCCCCATGCAGTCGCACCAAGACTACTGCTACTCATTTTGGACACA GTGGCACTTACTCTAAACACTTCTGCTGGTGCTGCGGCTGCTGCCATAGTCTACTTGGCTCACAATGGCAATCCCAACACGAATTGGCTCGCTATTTGCCAGCAATTTGGTGATTTCTGCCAGAAAGTCAGTGGGGCTGTGGTGGCATCGTTTGTTTCGGTTGTTGTGTTCATGTTCCTTATTCTTCTGTCTGCTTTGGCCATCCGAAAGGCTTAA